Proteins from a genomic interval of Neodiprion lecontei isolate iyNeoLeco1 chromosome 2, iyNeoLeco1.1, whole genome shotgun sequence:
- the LOC107220269 gene encoding major royal jelly protein 1 isoform X1, producing the protein MEQTPLKLYIDRRKVCSSETSKTSDEAGTPLFIMTLQFSRIWRILPIFLACVAWSSAAADLETIYEWKYIDYVWESDAEKEAAVANETYDYTNIVVVDVQSLPDDRVIVTTPRYKNNPATLSVISSQSADNGPLLQPYPSWSWNNADDCSGFTSVNRVYLDQCNRLWLVDSGKIGNEQVCSAKIFGFDPSTDEMLYNMTIPDNISHNPTNTSQGRLELQVVETTGDNCENTWLYISDLEGYGLLISNLTATWRLQDKIFEPDYSDASATNFTSCDESVDMYLGPSGLLIFPPGFVEDGNYLIFKPMSKIKSYTVNVDELHNSWTGSELSFYLSTYTPPSQEPAKTYTKEGLLFANFISANAIGCWHLEHPLADANVAELTQDDERLQFVFSLKMKHFTNGTQELWVMSNRLQKFILGTVDFTDVNIRIMTVEPYAYVEGTVCEPESYEVVDTIFEKNYTLYEQSACLYTPS; encoded by the exons ATGGAACAGACCCCGTTGAAGCTTTATATTGACCGTAGAAAAGTATGTTCCTCGGAAACGAGCAAAACGAGCGACGAGGCCG gAACTCCGCTCTTCATCATGACGCTTCAGTTTTCCCGTATTTGGAGAATACTGCCCATTTTCTTGGCATGCGTGGCATGGTCTTCAGCTGCAGCAGATCTCGAAACCATTTACGAATGGAAATACATCGACTACGTTTGGGAAAGCGACGCGGAAAAAGAAGCCGCTGTTGCCAATGAAACATACGACTACACTAACATCGTAGTGGTCGATGTTCAATCACTGCCTG ACGATCGTGTGATTGTGACGACTCCAAGGTACAAGAATAACCCCGCTACCTTATCGGTGATTTCGTCTCAATCCGCGGACAATGGTCCACTGCTGCAACCTTATCCCAGCTGGTCATGGAATAACGCTGACGACTGCTCAGGTTTCACGAGCGTCAACAGAGTTTAC CTCGACCAGTGCAACAGACTTTGGCTTGTAGACTCCGGAAAAATCGGAAACGAGCAGGTTTGCAGTGCCAAAATTTTCGGGTTTGACCCGAGCACAGACGAAATGTTGTACAACATGACGATCCCCGATAACATAAGCCATAATCCAACCAACACCAGCCAAGGGCGACTCGAATTGCAGGTTGTTGAAACAACTGGGGACAACTGTGAAAATACTTGG CTTTACATATCGGACTTGGAGGGCTACGGGCTTCTCATTTCCAATCTAACGGCCACATGGCGGCTCCAAGATAAGATCTTCGAGCCGGATTATTCGGATGCAAGTGCAACGAACTTCACCTCATGCGATGAGTCTGTAGATATGTATCTCGGACCTTCGGGCCTTCTAATTTTTCCTCCTGGATTCGTGGAGGATGGAAATTACTTGATTTTCAAGCCCATGTCAAAAATAAAGTCGTACACCGTGAACGTTGACGAATTGCACAACTCCTGGACCGGAAGTGAACTCTCCTTCTACCTTTCGACTTACACACCGCCGAGTCAGGAACCCGCGAAAACTTACACAAAGGAGGGTCTCTTGTTCGCTAATTTCATCTCTGCCAATGCCATTGGATGCTGGCATCTGGAACACCCTCTGGCAGACGCCAATGTC GCGGAGTTGACGCAAGATGACGAAAGGCTGCAGTTCGTTTtcagtttgaaaatgaaacatttcaCAAACGGTACCCAAGAACTCTGGGTCATGTCAAATCGCTTGCAAAAGTTCATACTCGGAACTGTCGATTTTACTGACGTCAACATCAGAATTATGACCGTGGAGCCGTATGCCTACGTTGAAGGCACAGTGTGCGAACCAGAGTCGTATGAAGTAGTTGACACTATCTTCGAGAAGAACTACACGCTTTACGAACAGAGCGCCTGCCTGTACACACCTTCATAA
- the LOC107220269 gene encoding major royal jelly protein 1 isoform X2 → MTLQFSRIWRILPIFLACVAWSSAAADLETIYEWKYIDYVWESDAEKEAAVANETYDYTNIVVVDVQSLPDDRVIVTTPRYKNNPATLSVISSQSADNGPLLQPYPSWSWNNADDCSGFTSVNRVYLDQCNRLWLVDSGKIGNEQVCSAKIFGFDPSTDEMLYNMTIPDNISHNPTNTSQGRLELQVVETTGDNCENTWLYISDLEGYGLLISNLTATWRLQDKIFEPDYSDASATNFTSCDESVDMYLGPSGLLIFPPGFVEDGNYLIFKPMSKIKSYTVNVDELHNSWTGSELSFYLSTYTPPSQEPAKTYTKEGLLFANFISANAIGCWHLEHPLADANVAELTQDDERLQFVFSLKMKHFTNGTQELWVMSNRLQKFILGTVDFTDVNIRIMTVEPYAYVEGTVCEPESYEVVDTIFEKNYTLYEQSACLYTPS, encoded by the exons ATGACGCTTCAGTTTTCCCGTATTTGGAGAATACTGCCCATTTTCTTGGCATGCGTGGCATGGTCTTCAGCTGCAGCAGATCTCGAAACCATTTACGAATGGAAATACATCGACTACGTTTGGGAAAGCGACGCGGAAAAAGAAGCCGCTGTTGCCAATGAAACATACGACTACACTAACATCGTAGTGGTCGATGTTCAATCACTGCCTG ACGATCGTGTGATTGTGACGACTCCAAGGTACAAGAATAACCCCGCTACCTTATCGGTGATTTCGTCTCAATCCGCGGACAATGGTCCACTGCTGCAACCTTATCCCAGCTGGTCATGGAATAACGCTGACGACTGCTCAGGTTTCACGAGCGTCAACAGAGTTTAC CTCGACCAGTGCAACAGACTTTGGCTTGTAGACTCCGGAAAAATCGGAAACGAGCAGGTTTGCAGTGCCAAAATTTTCGGGTTTGACCCGAGCACAGACGAAATGTTGTACAACATGACGATCCCCGATAACATAAGCCATAATCCAACCAACACCAGCCAAGGGCGACTCGAATTGCAGGTTGTTGAAACAACTGGGGACAACTGTGAAAATACTTGG CTTTACATATCGGACTTGGAGGGCTACGGGCTTCTCATTTCCAATCTAACGGCCACATGGCGGCTCCAAGATAAGATCTTCGAGCCGGATTATTCGGATGCAAGTGCAACGAACTTCACCTCATGCGATGAGTCTGTAGATATGTATCTCGGACCTTCGGGCCTTCTAATTTTTCCTCCTGGATTCGTGGAGGATGGAAATTACTTGATTTTCAAGCCCATGTCAAAAATAAAGTCGTACACCGTGAACGTTGACGAATTGCACAACTCCTGGACCGGAAGTGAACTCTCCTTCTACCTTTCGACTTACACACCGCCGAGTCAGGAACCCGCGAAAACTTACACAAAGGAGGGTCTCTTGTTCGCTAATTTCATCTCTGCCAATGCCATTGGATGCTGGCATCTGGAACACCCTCTGGCAGACGCCAATGTC GCGGAGTTGACGCAAGATGACGAAAGGCTGCAGTTCGTTTtcagtttgaaaatgaaacatttcaCAAACGGTACCCAAGAACTCTGGGTCATGTCAAATCGCTTGCAAAAGTTCATACTCGGAACTGTCGATTTTACTGACGTCAACATCAGAATTATGACCGTGGAGCCGTATGCCTACGTTGAAGGCACAGTGTGCGAACCAGAGTCGTATGAAGTAGTTGACACTATCTTCGAGAAGAACTACACGCTTTACGAACAGAGCGCCTGCCTGTACACACCTTCATAA